One part of the Lotus japonicus ecotype B-129 chromosome 2, LjGifu_v1.2 genome encodes these proteins:
- the LOC130737699 gene encoding TMV resistance protein N-like isoform X1 — translation MADYSQNSKWKYHVFLSFRGVDTRLAFTDHLYAALVRKSIITFRDDEELPRGEVISEKLGHAIEQSLSAIVIISKNYASSAWCLDELLKILQSKHLLGQQVFPIFYGVHPSDVRNQRGSIAEAFWKHEEKYNENKEKVQNWRDALREVANLSGWESKDQHETELIEEVVSQVWKKLELKFPAYNDGLVAIDTRLQDLFSTLKLGLEDVRFIGIWGMGGIGKTTLATALFKKIRSHFDVSCFIANVREASGERNQGLLQLQNKILSKLDIKGMVIDTLSEGKDSLRNLLSNKKVLLVLDDVSSKIHLENLAGNQEWFGQGSRIIVTTRDKHLLISHVVLFEMYESKILNRSESLQLFCEKAFKENKPKEDYLKLSQSVVEYAGGLPLALEVLGSFLCGRSLCDWKDALIKIKKVPHDDILDKLRISYDMLEDEHKTIFLDIACFFKGWYKHKVIQILESCGLHPTVGINVLIEKSLLTFDGRVIGMHDMLEEMGKTIVFQESPNDPGRRTRLWSLDDIDQVLRKNKGTEIVQGIVLNSSPSKPYKAHWDPEAFSRMCNMRFLIVLCDMHLPLGLKCLPSSLKVLVWWAYPLNALPLEVQLDELVHMQMINSKIRQLWNGTQCFGKLKVIDLSNSKYLRQTPNISGVPCLEELYLNDCTTLVEVHQSIGQHKKLMILHMMGCINLKTFPNKLEMCSLKTFYLSNCLTVQRLPDFGENMTSVSVLNLMNCKNLLGLPNSISNLKSLRVLNISGCSKVLHLPDNLNQNKALEDLDLSRTAITKLDPFLLQLGNLKRLSCSECCWSLANPIRSTALTLPPSMSGFSALATLDLSYCNLTDYSIPPDIDCLSSLERLILSGNNFTRLPHNIANLPKLCLLELENCPQLQSLPVLPPNKRLYVDSDTVEVNLLDQEKIWKLFKLSDQVLSQSPVSQMLYCHPRTPVYIKIPPRSDAENFFPVDSSFVSKLDSFASVTVGIPEDCYSSDWWGVAVLVALDAETPDEDSMAKYMHLYWSFDTMDPEDGPSLSLASSSEANNDLYLFTMVVSDHFIYIREHLRTDPKWARKFFSKHRKPELKEKSLVRFEVDVGGCKISKCGWRVLRKEDCLEDFEKFYSGQHGRTGEFKGKDVTSLEEQTTERSNDNNSMVSSGQYVETCSDSEHSGGLSKPTTDEFKGEDVTASDKRNIERSNLTLKGKLFQSIRQGLGLSILALMATMVGTTVFLLPRQGLGFKQHIATNEDTAKLSKSHLISHGTALQVNTPQLRQNHKKNSSTRFSLSVLHPPRTLGFSQNHYPYFTRRGALCPL, via the exons ATGGCAGATTATTCCCAAAACTCAAAATGGAAGTATCATGTTTTCTTGAGTTTTAGGGGAGTTGACACCCGCTTAGCGTTCACCGATCACTTATATGCAGCTTTGGTACGCAAAAGCATAATAACTTTCagagatgatgaagaattaCCCAGGGGTGAAGTCATCTCAGAAAAACTTGGGCACGCAATTGAGCAGTCTCTTTCAGCAATTGTCATAATCTCCAAAAACTATGCTTCTTCAGCTTGGTGTTTGGATGAGTTACTCAAGATTCTTCAGTCCAAACATTTGTTGGGACAACAAGTATTTCCAATCTTCTATGGTGTGCATCCCTCTGATGTACGGAACCAGAGAGGAAGTATTGCAGAAGCTTTTTGGAAACATGAAGAAAAATATAATGAAAACAAAGAGAAGGTGCAAAACTGGAGAGATGCATTAAGAGAAGTTGCCAACTTGTCAGGGTGGGAATCTAAGGATCA ACATGAAACAGAACTCATTGAAGAAGTTGTTTCACAGGTGTGGAAAAAACTAGAACTCAAATTCCCAGCATATAATGATGGACTGGTTGCAATTGACACAAGATTACAAGATTTATTTTCAACGCTGAAGCTAGGATTGGAGGATGTGCGTTTCATAGGGATATGGGGCATGGGTGGTATAGGTAAAACAACTCTTGCCACAGCTCTCTTCAAGAAAATTAGAAGCCATTTTGATGTTAGTTGCTTTATTGCCAATGTTAGAGAGGCCTCTGGGGAAAGAAACCAAGGTCTGCTACAGTTACAAAATAAAATTCTTTCTAAACTAGACATAAAAGGAATGGTAATCGATACTTTAAGCGAAGGAAAGGACAGCTTGAGAAACCTCTTATCCAACAAAAAAGTTCTACTTGTTCTTGATGATGTAAGTTCTAAAATCCACCTTGAGAATTTGGCTGGAAACCAAGAATGGTTTGGTCAAGGGAGTAGAATTATCGTCACAACTAGGGATAAGCACCTGCTAATATCACATGTAGTGTTGTTTGAAATGTATGAGAGTAAAATCTTAAATAGAAGTGAATCCCTTCAACTTTTTTGTGAGAAGGCATTTAAAGAAAACAAACCTAAAGAGGATTATTTGAAGTTGTCTCAAAGTGTAGTTGAATATGCTGGAGGCCTTCCCTTGGCTCTTGAAGTGTTGGGTTCTTTTCTTTGTGGAAGAAGTTTATGTGATTGGAAAGATGCATTGATCAAGATTAAGAAAGTTCCACATGATGATATCCTGGACAAACTAAGAATAAGTTATGACATGTTAGAAGATGAGCACAAGACCATATTCCTTGATATTGCCTGTTTTTTTAAGGGATGGTACAAACATAAAGTGATACAAATATTGGAAAGTTGTGGCCTTCATCCAACAGTTGGAATAAATGTTCTTATTGAAAAATCACTATTAACTTTCGATGGAAGAGTTATTGGAATGCATGACATGCTTGAAGAAATGGGTAAAACCATAGTTTTTCAAGAATCTCCTAATGATCCTGGTAGGCGGACTAGATTATGGTCACTAGATGATATTGATCAAGTGCTGAGAAAAAATAAG GGAACTGAAATTGTCCAAGGTATAGTTTTGAACTCATCACCATCTAAGCCATACAAAGCACATTGGGACCCTGAGGCCTTCTCAAGGATGTGCAATATGAGATTTCTCATTGTATTATGTGACATgcatcttcctcttggtctgAAATGTCTTCCTAGCTCACTGAAAGTTCTTGTATGGTGGGCATATCCGTTGAATGCTCTACCACTTGAAGTTCAGCTAGATGAGCTTGTGCACATGCAAATGATCAATAGTAAAATTAGACAACTATGGAATGGAACTCAG TGTTTTGGAAAGCTGAAAGTAATTGATTTGAGTAATTCCAAGTATCTACGTCAAACTCCGAATATCTCAGGAGTTCCGTGTCTTGAAGAGTTGTATCTTAATGATTGTACAACACTTGTTGAAGTTCACCAATCTATTGGACAACACAaaaagctcatgatattgcatATGATGGGATGTATAAATCTCAAAACCTTTCCAAACAAATTGGAAATGTGTTCACTGAAAACTTTCTATCTTTCTAATTGCCTAACAGTTCAAAGACTTCCTGATTTTGGGGAAAACATGACATCAGTTTCAGTGCTTAATTTAATGAATTGCAAAAATCTTTTAGGCCTTCCGAACAGCATTAGTAACCTGAAGTCTCTCAGAGTTCTCAATATATCTGGATGCTCAAAGGTTTTACACCTGCCAGATAATTTAAATCAGAACAAGGCTCTGGAGGATCTTGACTTGAGTAGAACTGCTATTACAAAATTAGATCCATTCCTACTTCAGTTAGGGAATCTCAAAAGGTTATCTTGCAGTGAGTGTTGTTGGTCATTAGCCAACCCCATCAGGTCCACAGCCTTAACACTGCCTCCTTCTATGTCAGGTTTTTCTGCATTAGCTACTTTGGATTTAAGTTATTGCAATCTCACTGATTATTCAATTCCTCCTGATATCGATTGCCTATCATCATTGGAGAGACTAATCCTAAGTGGGAACAATTTTACACGCCTGCCTCACAACATTGCTAATCTTCCAAAGCTTTGTCTTCTTGAATTGGAAAATTGCCCACAGCTTCAGTCCTTACCGGTGCTTCCACCAAATAAACGCTTATATGTAGATTCAGATACAGTGGAGGTTAATTTGTTGGATCAAGAAAAGATATGGAAGTTGTTTAAATTAAGTGACCAAGTGCTCTCGCAGTCACCTGTATCTCAA atgCTTTATTGTCACCCCCGCACTCCTGTGTACATTAAAATCCCACCGCGATCTGATGCTGAGAATTTTTTTCCCGTGGACTCATCATTTGTGTCAAAACTTGATTCATTTGCATCAGTGACAGTTGGCATCCCAGAAGATTGTTATTCAAGTGATTGGTGGGGAGTTGCTGTTTTGGTGGCGTTAGATGCTGAAACTCCAGATGAAGATTCTATGGCCAAATACATGCACTTGTATTGGAGCTTTGACACTATGGATCCTGAAGATGGACCCTCGCTATCTCTGGCCTCAAGTTCAGAAGCAAATAATGACCTGTACCTGTTCACAATGGTAGTGAGTGATCACTTTATATACATTAGAGAACACCTAAGGACAGATCCAAAGTGGGCTCGGAAGTTCTTCAGCAAGCATCGAAAGCCAGAGTTGAAGGAAAAGAGTTTGGTGCGTTTTGAAGTGGATGTCGGAGGGTGCAAGATAAGCAAGTGTGGGTGGCGCGTGTTGCGTAAGGAAGATTGTCTTGAAGACTTTGAAAAATTCTACAGCGGCCAACATGGTAGGACGGGTGAATTCAAGGGAAAGGATGTTACTTCTCTGGAGGAGCAAACCACTGAAAGATCCAATGATAACAACTCGATG GTAAGCAGCGGCCAATATGTTGAGACTTGTTCTGATTCTGAGCATTCCGGTGGTCTGAGCAAACCAACTACGGATGAATTCAAGGGAGAGGATGTTACTGCTTCCGATAAGCGTAACATTGAAAGATCCAATCTTACATTGAAA GGGAAATTGTTTCAGAGTATTAGACAAGGACTTGGTTTAAGCATTTTAGCTTTGATGGCAACGATGGTAGGGACTACAGTATTCCTTTTGCCTAGGCAGGGTTTGGGATTTAAACAGCACATCGCAACAAATGAGGACACTGCTAAACTATCAAAATCACATTTGATTTCCCATGGAACTGCACTTCAGGTCAATACACCACAATTGCggcaaaatcataaaaaaaattcaagcacACGATTTTCTCTTTCAGTACTGCATCCACCAAGAACACTAGGTTTTTCTCAGAATCACTATCCTTACTTTACTAGACGAGGGGCATTATGCCCTTTATAG
- the LOC130737699 gene encoding TMV resistance protein N-like isoform X2, whose protein sequence is MGGIGKTTLATALFKKIRSHFDVSCFIANVREASGERNQGLLQLQNKILSKLDIKGMVIDTLSEGKDSLRNLLSNKKVLLVLDDVSSKIHLENLAGNQEWFGQGSRIIVTTRDKHLLISHVVLFEMYESKILNRSESLQLFCEKAFKENKPKEDYLKLSQSVVEYAGGLPLALEVLGSFLCGRSLCDWKDALIKIKKVPHDDILDKLRISYDMLEDEHKTIFLDIACFFKGWYKHKVIQILESCGLHPTVGINVLIEKSLLTFDGRVIGMHDMLEEMGKTIVFQESPNDPGRRTRLWSLDDIDQVLRKNKGTEIVQGIVLNSSPSKPYKAHWDPEAFSRMCNMRFLIVLCDMHLPLGLKCLPSSLKVLVWWAYPLNALPLEVQLDELVHMQMINSKIRQLWNGTQCFGKLKVIDLSNSKYLRQTPNISGVPCLEELYLNDCTTLVEVHQSIGQHKKLMILHMMGCINLKTFPNKLEMCSLKTFYLSNCLTVQRLPDFGENMTSVSVLNLMNCKNLLGLPNSISNLKSLRVLNISGCSKVLHLPDNLNQNKALEDLDLSRTAITKLDPFLLQLGNLKRLSCSECCWSLANPIRSTALTLPPSMSGFSALATLDLSYCNLTDYSIPPDIDCLSSLERLILSGNNFTRLPHNIANLPKLCLLELENCPQLQSLPVLPPNKRLYVDSDTVEVNLLDQEKIWKLFKLSDQVLSQSPVSQMLYCHPRTPVYIKIPPRSDAENFFPVDSSFVSKLDSFASVTVGIPEDCYSSDWWGVAVLVALDAETPDEDSMAKYMHLYWSFDTMDPEDGPSLSLASSSEANNDLYLFTMVVSDHFIYIREHLRTDPKWARKFFSKHRKPELKEKSLVRFEVDVGGCKISKCGWRVLRKEDCLEDFEKFYSGQHGRTGEFKGKDVTSLEEQTTERSNDNNSMVSSGQYVETCSDSEHSGGLSKPTTDEFKGEDVTASDKRNIERSNLTLKGKLFQSIRQGLGLSILALMATMVGTTVFLLPRQGLGFKQHIATNEDTAKLSKSHLISHGTALQVNTPQLRQNHKKNSSTRFSLSVLHPPRTLGFSQNHYPYFTRRGALCPL, encoded by the exons ATGGGTGGTATAGGTAAAACAACTCTTGCCACAGCTCTCTTCAAGAAAATTAGAAGCCATTTTGATGTTAGTTGCTTTATTGCCAATGTTAGAGAGGCCTCTGGGGAAAGAAACCAAGGTCTGCTACAGTTACAAAATAAAATTCTTTCTAAACTAGACATAAAAGGAATGGTAATCGATACTTTAAGCGAAGGAAAGGACAGCTTGAGAAACCTCTTATCCAACAAAAAAGTTCTACTTGTTCTTGATGATGTAAGTTCTAAAATCCACCTTGAGAATTTGGCTGGAAACCAAGAATGGTTTGGTCAAGGGAGTAGAATTATCGTCACAACTAGGGATAAGCACCTGCTAATATCACATGTAGTGTTGTTTGAAATGTATGAGAGTAAAATCTTAAATAGAAGTGAATCCCTTCAACTTTTTTGTGAGAAGGCATTTAAAGAAAACAAACCTAAAGAGGATTATTTGAAGTTGTCTCAAAGTGTAGTTGAATATGCTGGAGGCCTTCCCTTGGCTCTTGAAGTGTTGGGTTCTTTTCTTTGTGGAAGAAGTTTATGTGATTGGAAAGATGCATTGATCAAGATTAAGAAAGTTCCACATGATGATATCCTGGACAAACTAAGAATAAGTTATGACATGTTAGAAGATGAGCACAAGACCATATTCCTTGATATTGCCTGTTTTTTTAAGGGATGGTACAAACATAAAGTGATACAAATATTGGAAAGTTGTGGCCTTCATCCAACAGTTGGAATAAATGTTCTTATTGAAAAATCACTATTAACTTTCGATGGAAGAGTTATTGGAATGCATGACATGCTTGAAGAAATGGGTAAAACCATAGTTTTTCAAGAATCTCCTAATGATCCTGGTAGGCGGACTAGATTATGGTCACTAGATGATATTGATCAAGTGCTGAGAAAAAATAAG GGAACTGAAATTGTCCAAGGTATAGTTTTGAACTCATCACCATCTAAGCCATACAAAGCACATTGGGACCCTGAGGCCTTCTCAAGGATGTGCAATATGAGATTTCTCATTGTATTATGTGACATgcatcttcctcttggtctgAAATGTCTTCCTAGCTCACTGAAAGTTCTTGTATGGTGGGCATATCCGTTGAATGCTCTACCACTTGAAGTTCAGCTAGATGAGCTTGTGCACATGCAAATGATCAATAGTAAAATTAGACAACTATGGAATGGAACTCAG TGTTTTGGAAAGCTGAAAGTAATTGATTTGAGTAATTCCAAGTATCTACGTCAAACTCCGAATATCTCAGGAGTTCCGTGTCTTGAAGAGTTGTATCTTAATGATTGTACAACACTTGTTGAAGTTCACCAATCTATTGGACAACACAaaaagctcatgatattgcatATGATGGGATGTATAAATCTCAAAACCTTTCCAAACAAATTGGAAATGTGTTCACTGAAAACTTTCTATCTTTCTAATTGCCTAACAGTTCAAAGACTTCCTGATTTTGGGGAAAACATGACATCAGTTTCAGTGCTTAATTTAATGAATTGCAAAAATCTTTTAGGCCTTCCGAACAGCATTAGTAACCTGAAGTCTCTCAGAGTTCTCAATATATCTGGATGCTCAAAGGTTTTACACCTGCCAGATAATTTAAATCAGAACAAGGCTCTGGAGGATCTTGACTTGAGTAGAACTGCTATTACAAAATTAGATCCATTCCTACTTCAGTTAGGGAATCTCAAAAGGTTATCTTGCAGTGAGTGTTGTTGGTCATTAGCCAACCCCATCAGGTCCACAGCCTTAACACTGCCTCCTTCTATGTCAGGTTTTTCTGCATTAGCTACTTTGGATTTAAGTTATTGCAATCTCACTGATTATTCAATTCCTCCTGATATCGATTGCCTATCATCATTGGAGAGACTAATCCTAAGTGGGAACAATTTTACACGCCTGCCTCACAACATTGCTAATCTTCCAAAGCTTTGTCTTCTTGAATTGGAAAATTGCCCACAGCTTCAGTCCTTACCGGTGCTTCCACCAAATAAACGCTTATATGTAGATTCAGATACAGTGGAGGTTAATTTGTTGGATCAAGAAAAGATATGGAAGTTGTTTAAATTAAGTGACCAAGTGCTCTCGCAGTCACCTGTATCTCAA atgCTTTATTGTCACCCCCGCACTCCTGTGTACATTAAAATCCCACCGCGATCTGATGCTGAGAATTTTTTTCCCGTGGACTCATCATTTGTGTCAAAACTTGATTCATTTGCATCAGTGACAGTTGGCATCCCAGAAGATTGTTATTCAAGTGATTGGTGGGGAGTTGCTGTTTTGGTGGCGTTAGATGCTGAAACTCCAGATGAAGATTCTATGGCCAAATACATGCACTTGTATTGGAGCTTTGACACTATGGATCCTGAAGATGGACCCTCGCTATCTCTGGCCTCAAGTTCAGAAGCAAATAATGACCTGTACCTGTTCACAATGGTAGTGAGTGATCACTTTATATACATTAGAGAACACCTAAGGACAGATCCAAAGTGGGCTCGGAAGTTCTTCAGCAAGCATCGAAAGCCAGAGTTGAAGGAAAAGAGTTTGGTGCGTTTTGAAGTGGATGTCGGAGGGTGCAAGATAAGCAAGTGTGGGTGGCGCGTGTTGCGTAAGGAAGATTGTCTTGAAGACTTTGAAAAATTCTACAGCGGCCAACATGGTAGGACGGGTGAATTCAAGGGAAAGGATGTTACTTCTCTGGAGGAGCAAACCACTGAAAGATCCAATGATAACAACTCGATG GTAAGCAGCGGCCAATATGTTGAGACTTGTTCTGATTCTGAGCATTCCGGTGGTCTGAGCAAACCAACTACGGATGAATTCAAGGGAGAGGATGTTACTGCTTCCGATAAGCGTAACATTGAAAGATCCAATCTTACATTGAAA GGGAAATTGTTTCAGAGTATTAGACAAGGACTTGGTTTAAGCATTTTAGCTTTGATGGCAACGATGGTAGGGACTACAGTATTCCTTTTGCCTAGGCAGGGTTTGGGATTTAAACAGCACATCGCAACAAATGAGGACACTGCTAAACTATCAAAATCACATTTGATTTCCCATGGAACTGCACTTCAGGTCAATACACCACAATTGCggcaaaatcataaaaaaaattcaagcacACGATTTTCTCTTTCAGTACTGCATCCACCAAGAACACTAGGTTTTTCTCAGAATCACTATCCTTACTTTACTAGACGAGGGGCATTATGCCCTTTATAG